In the Glycine max cultivar Williams 82 chromosome 6, Glycine_max_v4.0, whole genome shotgun sequence genome, GATTCACTTAATTGCAGGTAAAtggtgaaaattaaataaatccgTTATCAACTTATCATGTATGATGTTGATCTCTTATATCTGCTTCTGGTACCCCTGGTGTCGTACGTatgtttgttatatatatatatatatatattcattcgctgagaaaaaaaataatcaagtaTGACTTTTGTCATGTGGTATGGGTTCAACCATTTATGTCTCTCATAAAAAAGTTCATATTTTGGaagattgattttttaaaaagattttgaGACATcagtcatttttttaaacttttgtaaagtgctttttaaatgtttatatatagaacaaaaagatcaaattaaatgataaatatagatAATTGTGTATgatgttaaaataaatacaatatttagaATTTGATGTTGAATAATAGAACCACCTTTGAACTAGTtcgaataatattatttttagtaaaatattgaatttatgTCATTCAAGCCCTTACATGAGGGGTGGTatgttaaatcatttttttgtatCAATTATCTAACAGCTTAATTTAAGTTTTTGAGATGATCTTATTAAAAGAAATGTTGGACAACATGGAGTAGCTTAGAAGTTTTGAGGATTTAAATTTGGTAGATGCATGCGTTGGATATattcatttgtttgttttcgAAATATGCCATGTGATTCAGCAAGCTGTTGTTTGCCAACACATAAGTTTGTTACCATTGCATTGTTGAAATACGGAGGTTATTGTAGTTAACCAAGATTCGCGATGCATATACATAATTGAGGTCATTCTATGATTTTTCTTAGTCATAAACTCATGATAATATGTTGTTgctattattaatttgtttatctCATGTCATGCTAAATTCATTTGGTATACAAGGTGAAAAAGATTACGATGGAAGTTGGTTTTCAGGTAAATTATATTTGGAATAATATTCGTTTGGTATACTAGGTGAAAAAGATTACGATGGAAGGTGGTTTTGAGGTAAAATGAATTTGGAATAAATATGGTGGGGAAAAAACGTAGGAATGCATTTTGGACTGATTCAAGCATGTTTAGGAAACTTGCTTGCTATGAAATGGGAATTATTTCATTCTAGACTCTCTTCATTCAAGCTTCAGcatttgaatcttgaatcttacACTTccttatttgaatttaaaacctGAACTTCacattatatttcaaaatacaagATTCAAATAAAGGAGTatagaatttcaaaatataataagaggcgcaggattaaaaaaaagagtgcTAAAAACAAATGTCTTAAGCTTCTGGATGGTGAGCCTCTTAACCCACTCCAACTATCACAAAAGGAGGTCTCACACTCAAAAGAGTCTAAATAGATGATTCAAGAGCCCAACTAAATGAAGAGCAATGTTAGCTAGTTTTATTTTGTCATCATGATATTTGTGAGTAactatcaattttattaatatctaatttatgtcataaaacttcatttatcatgtttagtgaattttttcatctaattaccttattttcatttacaaaatttgaacttaagattttattttaaaaaaccaaaCCCAATTTTTGTCTAACTTACACTTTGGTGACCTTAACTAGTTAACCTATTTCCTTTCTTTGGCACATAGTTATGTTATTTCCTTTGGAACGTACGAGTATATGGTGAGGGTGCCATTGTTGCTAGGACATAGGTTATTTACTACAAGAAAACGCAACAATAATAATGTCTAAAATGTAGTATTGTCTCTGACATCAGCCAAGATGacataagaattttttaaaaattattttaatatcaacaGTTTAGCATCGATAGACAATCATACCACCACCGCGTCAGGTTAGTCTTTGAtgcctactttttttttttctctgattaATTTTTAGTGTCATTGTTAAAGCCCGAGTGACGTTTGTGTAAGTTCTTTGTCGTGCCACCACTATGTCTCTTCCCATCGTGCCATCATCGTAGGTATGGTGTtcatttctttgttttgttgttttgtttctatGGGTATGTTCGCCATAggctttttatataaattttattatgtgaaattaatttatttttatgtaaatttattctaacaaaaataaataaataattaaaaatataaataatcaaaactatatttttaaaagtaaaaaaataaatgttaaataataaaattctatcttttttttctacttaaaaGCTACTtataagttaaagaaaaaaataataacttcaaaaaataaatacaagctGTTTgtctattaattttaatttttagcttaaaaatgatttccaaaTTAAAAGCCAATTGTCTTCTctaataatatatgtatatattccTTAAGATTGCATACATAAGTAACGATGAATAGCTCAATGGCAAAAAAATAACGTACAAGTGTAAAACACAATTAATACTGAGGAATAGAAGACCGATCCTTTCTAAAAAGCTCTACATACTACATAAGCTGATGGGGGCGAGAAGCAGAGCCAGGTTGGGCCACTATGGCAACTGGGTATGTGTAAGGTATGCCAAGCTTGTCGAGTTCATGGAGAATATTGTGTTCTTGGAGTTCGAGAATCTCTTTTGGAGCCGAACAGGGTCGAAAGGGAAGTGGATGATGACAGGAACACAAGTAACAGATGAATGGAGTTCGAGAATCTCTCAAAACTGAACTACTCTGTCTCTCTGTGTTGCTTACTTGCTTCCAAGTCACTTCGTTGATCCACCCACATTGATCATGGCCGTGGATTCTTATAAACAAGGAGAcatgagaaaacaaacaagacTTGAGGGATAAGTAATAGAGagatattgaaaataaattcattataaaaaCAATTCAGTTTAACtacttaaaagttattttaactataatttttttaagcataactattataaaagttaatgaaaaaatgaaattgcaatacTTGTCATTCAAttacaagtatttttatttttatttttaaagattacaCTTGATCCCagtatttatctattatttttatttattatttttatctttaaattaattttatttttaaatttttaaagatttataaaacacacataaaaaacaaagtatTCTAAGATATCATTGCATTTTTACTTCTTTTGAAAAACTGAAAAtgttgatttattatttttagttttgggtctgtttttaaatttatttttagagaaaataatttttaaattttaaataaatatattttctcttttattttttattttctttaaaaatgaaaaaacactcCAATTAAATGTCACCTTATattcttctaaaaatattttaaataatatcatttttatcttatatttacctcctttatttatttaaattttttaaaaatattactcatCAGAATATAATCAAATTCGTAAAACAAAGTACTTGGAggaaataatttatatacttaTTATACATGTGAAGAGACATCCCAAAATGCTCTGCATTCAAAGCAAAAATTAGATTCCTAAACAACTAAACACATTAATGTAtagtacttttaaaaaaaaacctaaattgAAAACTTTAAACGAGGGTAagctgaaaaaaaatatatcaatcttgaattatttttaaaaagaaagatgTTACAAAAAGTGTTTGTTCTAGTAGTAAAAAAGATTGCACTGCTACCCCATGTAATTTAACCATCTGGTCTTGTCGAAGGCTAAAGCAAAGACCagttttcatttttcagttACATTGCTTGAAAGAAGTTGAAACTACACATAACAGATAGCCAAATGGCAGCGCTGCTCCTGAATTTGAGCGAGCTGCGATAAATGTGCACGCCCACTTAGCAGTTAATATTCCCAAGATGGTATAGTATTTCCGGCCATTATTTTAAGTGATTTCATTAGCATCGCTAAATTTACCATTGAAGGCTACATAATTCAAAACACTCGCATGTAATTCAAAATTTCCAGCcattatttttgtctttctatcaccctttgttttttgaaatagaGAAGCCACAAACTTAAAAGGAGGTGATAaaaagttggaaaaaaaaatgtatacatGATGTACAGCAACAGAAACAGACAAGCCAACCAGGTGAGCATACATATACCAACTACAAGTGCACTCACCTATAAATTGAACTATCAACAAATCTAAGAAGACCCTACATACCTCCACTCATGGCCCAAAAAAGAAATGGAggcaaaaaaaacaacaaaggaaTGATCTCCTAGcagtttaaaatttaagatatcCCCAGATGTCAGTAAAGACCACTAAGGTGACCATTACAAAGGCAGAAACTACAAAAACAGAAGAGCACTTGGCACGATTTGAGGAAGCCTTCGAAATGTAAGGCACCCTTCTGAGCAATAAAAAGTCTTTCAACCCCAAGGTTGAGCCTGCTTTTGTAGCTTGTCGAGAAATCTTTCTTTTGCCGGATGATTTGGATGTCTTCGGCAGTTCATTCCCGTCATTAGTAAGAGTAGAACTTTCATCAGAAATATGGCTTTCTGAAGCTTTCTCCTcctacaaaagaaaaacaaacctCATTTCGCATGCAAAGACAATCTCTTCTCTTGGACAgaagctaaaaaaacaaaattcttaCCATAGCAATGACGGATTTTAAATTAAGCTCTTCTTGTGCACAACTTCCACTTTTCACCATCTTATTTGAGCCATGTGTAGCCATTGACAAACGAATTCTTCTCTGTGCAGTACCTTGGGTTGAATTTGAGCTTAGCTGTTCATTTTGTACCTCACGATGCCTCCTAATGATTCCAGTATTGCCACTAGCAACTGCACTGTAGATTCCTCGTTGCTCATAATCATCGACTACATTATATACTTGGCCTATATTAACATCAGTAAAAGCTCTCTGGGAATTGTTTTGAAATAACCCAACATTGCTTTTTTGCTCGTCACCACCACAGTCAACAGGGATGCCAGTGGTGCTGCGAAATTCTGAAGTTATCACCAAAGGTTTCCTTCCGTTATTTGGCCCCTCCGCAGAACCAGCATGCATACACTGCAGCATACAATAAGACTATCATTATACAGGAAACACAAGAAAACCATGATAGATTGTTAGAGCTTAGATTGTTAGATATGACACCGGGAGTTGGAAACTACCACATTTTACTATCAAGGCAGAACCCACCTAGAATAAtcaaaaatgataaatagtGTAAGAGCTGTTACTCACTGTCATAATGGCAAGTTCAGAATCTAGATCGCTGCTTAATACGCTATCCTTAACATTAAACAAGGGGTAGCTCTGCTGTTGACAATTGAGATCCTCAAAGGATACTTGATCCCAATTCACAACTGAATTCAAAAAGTCTGACATGTTTGTCTCATTTGTACCATATTGAAGCCCATACCAATCATCTGATTCGATGTTTGCTTGATAATGAAATTCTGGTTGAATATGTGCAAGTACAGGGGAGAATAATTTATCATCCAATAGCTCGTTTCTTGGGTCATAATAGTTCAATGGTTGAAACTCCTGTAGGTAACATCAATCATAGAAACTAAATCAATAATTCCAGTGTATGAAAAATCAAATCAGggtgaacaaaaacaataaaagaaacaaaactatATGTTTATCTGTTTACCTACATGAGTAAAACTGACTTGAgttcaataaataatattagtgaTCTTTTCCGTAGCACCAACTCTCTCATAATTATAAGGTATATTGGTTATTtaacataaacataaattacTATTCTCATAATCAGCTTCTCTTTTTTTAGCAAATAGACATTGAGCTCACTCTTCCTAATAAAGATTGAAATCACATTTAATGATCCTCTAAATAGCCTAAATTTTCCATCATGATTTAAAGATACGCATTATTTTCTCCTTGAAGGACTATGTTTAGATAGGAATGAGTAAAAACACTAAAATATTGCACAT is a window encoding:
- the LOC100808469 gene encoding NAC domain-containing protein 91 — its product is MGSVDCYPSRTDDAAVVSLDSLPLGFRFRPTDEELVNYYLRQKINGNGRQVWVIREIDVCKWEPWDMPGLSVVQTKDPEWFFFCPQDRKYPNGHRLNRATNNGYWKATGKDRRIKSGKDLIGMKKTLVFYTGRAPKGNRTNWVMHEYRPTLKELDGTNPGQNPYVLCRLFKKHDESLEVSHCDEAEQTASTPVAYSTEEIQSDLAVVAGSPSQVTEDDKHQAMIPAHSEEAISNVVTPVVCRSDRYDACHAPNQIVLPTAEEFQPLNYYDPRNELLDDKLFSPVLAHIQPEFHYQANIESDDWYGLQYGTNETNMSDFLNSVVNWDQVSFEDLNCQQQSYPLFNVKDSVLSSDLDSELAIMTCMHAGSAEGPNNGRKPLVITSEFRSTTGIPVDCGGDEQKSNVGLFQNNSQRAFTDVNIGQVYNVVDDYEQRGIYSAVASGNTGIIRRHREVQNEQLSSNSTQGTAQRRIRLSMATHGSNKMVKSGSCAQEELNLKSVIAMEEKASESHISDESSTLTNDGNELPKTSKSSGKRKISRQATKAGSTLGLKDFLLLRRVPYISKASSNRAKCSSVFVVSAFVMVTLVVFTDIWGYLKF